A window of Kribbella amoyensis contains these coding sequences:
- a CDS encoding YciI family protein, with protein sequence MTQYMFLLYDSEDYDNISAEEWERQMKLHGEFSAAVEAAGARVFGGEALQRSSTASTVRQGSGEPLVTDGPFIETKEALGGFYLIEAKDLDQALELAKLVPAGNVEVRPLMDTSEGAGPPA encoded by the coding sequence ATGACGCAGTACATGTTCCTGCTGTACGACTCCGAGGACTACGACAACATCAGCGCCGAGGAGTGGGAGCGGCAGATGAAGCTCCACGGTGAGTTCTCCGCGGCCGTGGAGGCAGCCGGTGCGAGGGTCTTCGGTGGGGAGGCGCTGCAGCGGTCGTCGACCGCGAGCACGGTCCGGCAGGGCAGCGGCGAGCCGCTCGTCACCGACGGGCCGTTCATCGAGACCAAGGAGGCCCTCGGCGGCTTCTACCTGATCGAGGCCAAGGACCTGGACCAGGCGCTCGAGCTGGCCAAGCTGGTGCCGGCGGGCAACGTCGAGGTCCGGCCGTTGATGGACACGTCGGAGGGTGCGGGACCGCCGGCCTGA
- a CDS encoding citrate synthase, producing the protein MPPPSDEHYLTTAEVAARLKVKPETVYAYVSRGLLTSVRARGRRGSLFAEADVERLVSRTVDHPGAIERIESELTLLTADELYYRGRPVRELATSQSVEAVAGLLWSGDTSRDLFGDEPFPGPPDAVELARSAMAVAPEGARLTDQLRIAVAVLGAADPLRFDLAPDSVEAAARRLLGVLVAALPGPDGRGSFGAKLWPKFSGARPGRPELLDAATVLLADHGLAVSTVAARVAASARANLYAVVSAGLGALDGHLHGAATTHAYEFLGRALQDPVVALSDQLRSGEPVPGFGHKVYRDRDPRAAVLLELLGDGPVAETVAVLTERLPGFPNSDLAVAAMMHAYDFRPDAGEALFALARTIGWTAHALEEYAQPALRFRALGVYTGPQHL; encoded by the coding sequence ATGCCGCCGCCGAGTGACGAGCATTACCTGACCACGGCCGAGGTCGCGGCCCGGCTCAAGGTGAAACCCGAGACCGTGTACGCGTACGTCAGCCGCGGCCTGCTCACCAGTGTCCGGGCTCGCGGCCGCCGCGGCAGCTTGTTCGCCGAGGCCGACGTCGAGCGCCTGGTCAGCCGGACCGTGGACCATCCGGGCGCGATCGAGCGGATCGAGTCCGAGCTCACCCTGCTCACAGCGGACGAGCTGTACTACCGGGGCCGCCCGGTCCGCGAGCTCGCGACAAGCCAGTCGGTCGAGGCAGTGGCCGGACTGCTGTGGTCCGGCGACACGTCTCGCGACCTGTTCGGCGATGAGCCGTTCCCCGGACCACCCGACGCGGTGGAGCTGGCCCGGTCGGCGATGGCCGTGGCCCCCGAAGGTGCCCGGCTGACCGACCAGTTGCGCATCGCCGTCGCCGTCCTCGGTGCGGCTGATCCGTTGCGGTTCGACCTCGCCCCCGACTCGGTCGAGGCGGCCGCGCGCCGGCTGCTCGGCGTCCTCGTGGCCGCGCTACCCGGTCCGGACGGTCGCGGCAGCTTCGGCGCGAAGCTCTGGCCGAAGTTTTCGGGTGCGCGCCCTGGCCGGCCGGAGTTGCTGGACGCCGCGACCGTCCTGCTCGCGGATCACGGCCTCGCGGTGTCCACGGTCGCCGCCCGCGTCGCCGCGAGCGCCCGGGCCAACCTGTACGCCGTGGTCTCGGCCGGGCTCGGCGCACTCGACGGGCACCTGCACGGAGCCGCGACCACGCACGCGTACGAGTTCCTCGGCCGGGCGTTGCAGGATCCCGTGGTGGCACTGTCGGACCAGCTCCGCTCGGGCGAACCGGTCCCCGGGTTCGGGCACAAGGTGTACCGGGACCGGGATCCCCGGGCCGCCGTACTGCTCGAGCTCCTGGGCGACGGGCCGGTCGCCGAGACGGTTGCCGTGCTCACCGAACGGCTGCCCGGCTTCCCGAACAGCGACCTGGCCGTGGCCGCGATGATGCACGCGTACGACTTCCGGCCGGATGCGGGCGAGGCCTTGTTCGCCCTCGCCCGCACCATCGGCTGGACGGCGCACGCCCTGGAGGAGTACGCCCAGCCCGCCTTGCGGTTCCGTGCTCTCGGCGTCTACACGGGACCGCAGCACCTCTAA
- a CDS encoding flavin-containing monooxygenase, translating into MEHLDVLVVGAGLSGIGAAYRLQTQAPHRSYAVLEAREGLGGTWDLFRYPGIRSDSDMFTLGFPFHPWKAAKAIADGPSILEYLHETAAKYGIDRHIRFGQRVLRASWSSGDALWTVETNAGTYTCSFLYVCSGYYDYDRGHVVDFPGIGEFEGEVVHPQHWPDDLDHAGKQVVVVGSGATAVTLVPAMADSAAHVTMLQRSPSYIASRPARDKVSDRLRAVLPEGLAHRVIRGKNVAFSTLVYSAFRRWPGPASRLLRKGIAKELPDSIPLDPHFRPRYLPWDQRLCLVPDADLFRSLRDGTASVVTDEIDTFTPTGIRLRSGTELPADVVVTATGLRMVALGKIELTVDGRSVDVHDTFVYKGMMLSGVPNLAWCIGYTNNSWTLRSDLTSQYVCRLLNHLGRTGAAYCVPEVDAAEYSAPARPVVDLSSGYIRRAAAILPRQGSYGPWRLRQNYPRDLAVLRFGRITDPDLHFHPAA; encoded by the coding sequence GTGGAGCACCTGGATGTCCTCGTCGTCGGCGCGGGCCTGTCCGGGATCGGCGCCGCCTACCGGCTGCAGACCCAGGCACCGCACCGCTCGTACGCCGTGCTCGAGGCGCGCGAGGGCCTGGGCGGGACGTGGGACCTGTTCCGCTATCCGGGGATCCGGTCGGACTCGGACATGTTCACGCTCGGCTTCCCGTTCCACCCGTGGAAGGCGGCGAAGGCGATCGCGGACGGCCCGTCGATCCTCGAGTACCTGCACGAGACCGCGGCCAAGTACGGCATCGACCGGCACATCCGCTTCGGCCAGCGGGTCCTACGGGCCTCCTGGTCGTCCGGCGACGCGCTGTGGACCGTGGAGACGAACGCGGGGACGTACACCTGCAGCTTCCTCTACGTATGCAGCGGGTACTACGACTACGACCGCGGTCATGTGGTCGACTTCCCCGGGATCGGCGAGTTCGAGGGTGAGGTCGTGCACCCGCAACACTGGCCGGACGACCTGGACCACGCCGGGAAGCAGGTCGTCGTGGTCGGCAGCGGCGCGACCGCGGTCACGCTGGTCCCCGCGATGGCGGACAGCGCCGCGCACGTGACGATGTTGCAGCGGTCCCCCAGTTACATCGCGTCCCGGCCGGCCCGGGACAAGGTCTCCGACCGGCTCCGCGCCGTCCTCCCCGAAGGCCTGGCGCATCGGGTGATCCGCGGCAAGAACGTTGCCTTCAGCACCCTGGTGTACTCCGCGTTCCGGCGCTGGCCCGGTCCGGCGAGCCGGTTGCTGCGGAAGGGGATCGCCAAGGAGCTGCCCGACTCGATCCCGCTCGACCCGCACTTCCGGCCGCGGTACCTGCCGTGGGACCAGCGGCTCTGTCTGGTCCCCGACGCGGATCTCTTCCGGTCACTCCGGGACGGCACGGCCTCCGTGGTGACCGACGAGATCGACACCTTCACCCCGACCGGGATCAGGCTGCGTTCCGGGACCGAGTTGCCCGCCGACGTCGTCGTCACCGCGACCGGGCTGCGGATGGTGGCCCTGGGCAAGATCGAGCTGACCGTCGACGGCCGGTCGGTCGACGTGCACGACACGTTCGTCTACAAGGGCATGATGCTCAGCGGCGTCCCCAACCTGGCCTGGTGCATCGGCTACACCAACAACTCCTGGACGCTGCGCTCCGACCTCACCTCGCAGTACGTCTGCCGGCTGCTGAACCACCTCGGCCGCACCGGGGCGGCGTACTGCGTCCCCGAGGTCGACGCAGCCGAGTACTCCGCGCCGGCGCGGCCGGTGGTCGACCTGTCGTCGGGCTACATCCGCCGCGCCGCCGCGATCCTGCCGCGCCAGGGCTCGTACGGGCCCTGGCGGTTGCGGCAGAACTACCCCCGCGACCTCGCCGTGCTGCGCTTCGGCCGGATCACCGATCCGGACCTGCACTTCCACCCGGCGGCATGA
- a CDS encoding citrate/2-methylcitrate synthase: MSITVDHPIDVPPGLRNVVVTETELGDVRGQEGFYHYRQYSAVELATTKTVEDVWFLLFEGHLPSAEERARFGAELAPLRVLPDEVQEILPAVAKAGPSFNPLAGLRTALSVLAAARELPPLWDVDPARRKADAMLVCAVTPTILAALYRLREGLDPLAPRADLGTAANWLYLVTGREPSAAEARAIEHYLIATVDHGFNASTFTARVIASTGADVVSAVAGAIGAFSGPLHGGAPDRALASLDEIGTPDRIDAWVRRKVTDGDRIMGFGHAVYRTEDPRSLMLRGIAEELGGDLVDFATTVERRIVEILAELKPGRNLYANVEFYAGVVMELCGLPRSMFTPTFAASRIIGWSANILEQAAEAKIIRPIARYVGPPPRR; this comes from the coding sequence ATGTCCATCACTGTTGATCACCCCATCGACGTCCCGCCCGGCCTGCGCAACGTCGTCGTCACGGAGACCGAGCTCGGCGACGTCCGCGGCCAGGAGGGCTTCTACCACTACCGGCAGTACTCCGCGGTCGAGCTGGCGACCACGAAGACCGTCGAGGACGTGTGGTTCCTGCTGTTCGAGGGACACCTGCCGAGCGCCGAGGAGCGGGCCCGGTTCGGCGCGGAGCTCGCGCCGTTGCGGGTGCTGCCGGACGAGGTCCAGGAGATCCTGCCCGCGGTGGCGAAGGCGGGACCGTCGTTCAACCCGCTCGCCGGTCTGCGGACCGCGTTGTCGGTGCTGGCCGCGGCGCGGGAGCTGCCACCGTTGTGGGACGTGGATCCGGCCCGGCGCAAGGCCGACGCGATGCTCGTCTGCGCGGTGACCCCGACGATCCTGGCCGCGTTGTACCGGCTCCGCGAAGGTCTGGACCCGCTGGCACCACGGGCGGACCTCGGTACCGCGGCGAACTGGCTGTACCTCGTCACCGGGCGGGAGCCGTCGGCCGCCGAGGCGCGCGCGATCGAGCACTACCTGATCGCCACGGTGGACCACGGGTTCAACGCGTCGACGTTCACCGCGCGGGTGATCGCGTCGACCGGCGCCGACGTGGTGTCCGCCGTCGCGGGCGCGATCGGGGCGTTCTCGGGTCCGCTGCACGGTGGTGCGCCGGATCGCGCGCTGGCCAGCCTGGACGAGATCGGGACGCCGGACCGGATCGATGCCTGGGTCCGGCGCAAGGTCACCGACGGGGACCGGATCATGGGATTCGGGCACGCGGTCTACCGGACCGAGGACCCGCGCTCGCTGATGCTGCGCGGGATCGCCGAGGAACTCGGCGGCGACCTGGTCGACTTCGCCACCACGGTGGAACGGCGCATCGTCGAGATCCTGGCCGAGCTGAAGCCTGGGCGGAACCTCTACGCCAACGTGGAGTTCTACGCCGGCGTGGTGATGGAGCTGTGTGGGCTGCCGCGGAGCATGTTCACCCCGACCTTCGCCGCCAGCCGGATCATCGGCTGGTCCGCCAACATCCTCGAGCAGGCGGCCGAGGCGAAGATCATCCGCCCGATCGCCCGCTACGTCGGCCCGCCGCCGCGGCGCTGA